Proteins encoded together in one Pontiella desulfatans window:
- a CDS encoding sulfatase family protein, which produces MKKLGLLMVLFALSSVAFAAEKPNILWITMEDTSPHFIGCYGDKNARTPNIDRLAREGVRFTNAYATGPVCSSSRSTIFTGARTYEMGTGNHRSQYPVPEFIKGFPYYMKEVGYFTSNCGKKDYNFADIEWKKHEAWTMDGTVGWWKREEGQPFFCVFNQNDSHQSRTMSKSFEWYEKMVLENLSPEQMIRDDQFVMPPFLKDSPEMRKQFARVYNSIKLTDIRIGELLKKLEDDGLRDDTIIFFYADHGEGIPRGKQNGINLSYQVPFVISIPEKWKHLSPWGTGGVTTDELISFEDLAPTLISLAGGTIPEHMNGRILMGKNRTKPTDHLVFSADRCDNGIGLMRGVSNGDYFYARNYMAYMPEERFKSYTEISDIMKQMRSDLGAGELNEFQASLFVPREPEFLFNIKEDPWETKNLASDPKHKKRLEKMRKQLEAKLVSGRDVHLLPEYEIGLVSKESTAYEFRLDDKNYPIKEVVAAASLSGFRGADVTKKQVALLKDPNRFVRYWAALGLMSQSKQDLAPYEAEIAEVMNDACPPAGVTAAAVIWKNFETKAAEEKIKEYFQHENWFIKLMAVNYLFYVENRAPFIDAVNELNDGCRKAKVEKAEKQRLKYVSSSCIIFFEILAREEQAKSE; this is translated from the coding sequence ATGAAGAAACTGGGTTTGTTAATGGTTCTGTTTGCACTGTCGTCCGTAGCCTTCGCGGCAGAAAAACCGAATATCCTCTGGATTACGATGGAAGACACCTCGCCGCATTTTATCGGATGCTATGGCGATAAAAATGCGCGCACCCCGAATATCGACCGCTTGGCGCGCGAGGGCGTTCGCTTCACGAATGCGTACGCAACCGGCCCGGTTTGTTCGTCAAGCCGTTCCACCATTTTTACGGGCGCCCGAACCTATGAAATGGGAACCGGCAACCATCGCAGCCAGTACCCTGTTCCCGAGTTCATCAAAGGATTCCCCTATTACATGAAAGAGGTCGGATACTTCACGAGTAACTGCGGCAAAAAGGACTACAATTTTGCCGACATTGAGTGGAAGAAACACGAGGCGTGGACGATGGACGGTACAGTCGGCTGGTGGAAGCGCGAAGAGGGCCAACCGTTTTTCTGCGTCTTCAATCAGAACGATTCGCATCAATCCCGAACGATGTCTAAATCCTTCGAATGGTATGAAAAAATGGTGCTCGAAAACCTTTCGCCGGAGCAGATGATCCGCGACGACCAGTTCGTGATGCCGCCGTTCCTGAAAGACAGCCCGGAAATGCGCAAGCAATTCGCCCGCGTTTATAACTCGATCAAACTCACGGATATCCGCATCGGCGAACTGCTCAAAAAGCTCGAAGACGACGGACTGCGCGACGATACCATCATCTTTTTCTATGCTGACCACGGCGAAGGCATTCCGCGCGGAAAACAGAACGGAATCAACCTGAGCTACCAGGTTCCGTTTGTCATCTCGATTCCTGAAAAATGGAAACACCTCTCACCGTGGGGCACGGGCGGCGTAACGACCGACGAGCTGATCAGCTTTGAAGATCTGGCGCCGACCCTCATCAGCCTGGCGGGCGGAACAATTCCCGAACATATGAACGGGCGGATTTTGATGGGAAAAAATCGCACCAAACCGACCGATCACCTAGTCTTTTCCGCTGACCGCTGCGACAACGGGATCGGGCTGATGCGCGGGGTCAGCAATGGCGACTATTTCTACGCGCGCAACTATATGGCGTACATGCCCGAAGAACGGTTCAAATCCTACACCGAAATCTCCGATATCATGAAGCAGATGCGCTCAGATTTAGGGGCAGGGGAGCTGAACGAATTTCAGGCGAGCCTCTTCGTTCCGCGCGAGCCGGAATTTCTATTCAATATCAAAGAAGATCCGTGGGAAACGAAAAATCTCGCCAGTGATCCGAAGCACAAAAAACGGCTGGAAAAAATGCGCAAACAGCTTGAAGCTAAACTGGTTTCAGGGCGCGATGTGCACTTGCTGCCGGAATACGAAATCGGACTGGTTTCCAAAGAGAGCACCGCGTACGAGTTCCGGCTCGACGACAAAAACTATCCAATTAAAGAGGTGGTTGCCGCCGCGTCGCTCTCCGGTTTCCGAGGCGCAGATGTTACCAAAAAACAGGTGGCCTTGCTGAAAGACCCGAACCGGTTTGTCCGCTATTGGGCTGCGTTGGGATTGATGTCGCAAAGCAAACAGGATTTGGCGCCGTACGAAGCAGAAATCGCCGAGGTCATGAACGACGCCTGTCCGCCCGCCGGTGTAACCGCCGCCGCTGTGATCTGGAAAAACTTCGAAACCAAAGCGGCGGAAGAAAAAATTAAGGAATATTTCCAGCACGAAAACTGGTTCATCAAATTGATGGCGGTCAACTATCTGTTTTACGTCGAAAACCGCGCGCCGTTCATTGACGCAGTCAACGAACTCAACGACGGTTGCCGCAAAGCCAAAGTAGAGAAGGCGGAAAAACAGCGGCTAAAATATGTCAGCAGCTCCTGCATCATCTTTTTCGAAATCCTCGCCCGGGAGGAACAGGCCAAATCTGAATAA
- a CDS encoding IS4 family transposase, with protein sequence MKKQRQKHKPAGHRYTTLKQMCNLIPGHMVSNLAKKHGVDARCRTYAPWSHVVSLMYAHFSHALGLNDVCDALQMNAAALSTIRGAVPPSRNNLSHANRVRSADMAEELYWSMMKHLMDTVPGFAKGKVRRGYLRRFSKAIHAMDSTTVQLVANCMDWAKHRRRKAAAKCHLRLDLQSFLPRCAIVDTAKHHDSTKAQALCAGLKSGEIAVFDKAYTKFGHLYELTERGIWWVGRAKDNMQYDVVRTLETTGHKRIIRDEVIEMALEKSKEAYPSELRRVVALVEINGKDVEIVFMTNHMEWSAWTIAELYRCRWDIEVFFKEIKQTLQLSDFLGYSANAVRWQVWTGLLVHLLMRCLAFMHGWGHSFKRLFTVVRAALWRRWDLTALLESYGTAKPPSRIRGAPEQAYLPGFV encoded by the coding sequence ATGAAAAAACAAAGACAAAAACACAAACCAGCCGGACATAGGTATACTACCTTGAAACAAATGTGCAATCTGATTCCCGGACACATGGTGTCGAACCTTGCGAAGAAGCATGGCGTAGACGCCCGATGCCGGACGTACGCGCCGTGGAGCCATGTGGTTTCGTTGATGTACGCCCACTTCTCGCACGCGCTTGGACTCAATGATGTGTGCGACGCGCTCCAGATGAATGCGGCGGCGCTCTCGACTATACGAGGTGCAGTTCCTCCTTCGCGCAACAACCTGAGCCATGCGAACAGGGTCCGCAGCGCGGACATGGCTGAAGAACTCTACTGGAGCATGATGAAGCATCTGATGGATACGGTTCCGGGCTTCGCGAAAGGCAAAGTTCGGCGCGGATACCTTCGGCGCTTCAGCAAGGCGATCCATGCGATGGACTCGACCACGGTCCAACTGGTCGCCAACTGCATGGACTGGGCGAAGCACCGCCGTCGCAAAGCCGCGGCCAAGTGTCATCTGCGCCTCGACCTGCAGAGCTTTCTGCCCCGGTGCGCCATCGTTGATACGGCGAAGCACCATGATAGCACCAAGGCGCAGGCGTTGTGCGCAGGGCTCAAATCCGGTGAAATCGCCGTGTTCGACAAGGCTTACACGAAATTCGGGCATCTCTACGAACTGACGGAGCGCGGCATCTGGTGGGTAGGCCGGGCCAAGGACAACATGCAATACGATGTGGTGCGCACGCTCGAAACTACCGGACACAAGCGCATCATTCGCGACGAGGTGATTGAGATGGCGCTCGAAAAATCGAAGGAGGCCTACCCGAGCGAGCTGCGCCGCGTCGTTGCCCTCGTGGAGATCAACGGCAAAGATGTCGAAATAGTCTTCATGACCAACCACATGGAGTGGAGCGCGTGGACGATCGCTGAACTCTACCGTTGCCGATGGGACATCGAGGTATTTTTCAAAGAGATCAAGCAGACGCTCCAGCTCTCCGACTTCCTCGGCTACAGCGCCAACGCCGTTCGCTGGCAGGTCTGGACGGGGCTGCTGGTGCATCTGCTCATGCGCTGCCTGGCGTTCATGCACGGGTGGGGACACAGCTTCAAGCGTCTCTTTACCGTTGTGCGCGCCGCGCTGTGGCGACGCTGGGATCTGACGGCCTTGCTGGAATCCTATGGGACAGCCAAACCACCCAGTCGTATCAGAGGAGCACCGGAACAGGCGTATCTGCCGGGGTTCGTCTAA
- a CDS encoding sugar-binding domain-containing protein, producing the protein MMKTKKCKLVVAGLLCLSACGVFGNTIALDGEWQMRVDDKGEGVAQKFFAETFSGETGVLPGTNHDNLKNETSNRRDMANSTEPRSYRGSIWYQREIEIDDLSKEYILFMERCGWESFIWVNGKYAGTQNSLVAPHEHNLTKSLKKGKNQLTVLFDNLNRKGRGVAPGDNEMVLHYDLTTDVKKSAKLNCGGHNLVHNWNGAIGKIELRVFDKTHIVKADVFSDIQKSEINVKVLIANANKKAEEIKITAEVDGQKKTAQFKLSGAVEQTVEFSMPIKNAKLWSEFNPALYTLKLAMGDQQTETQFGMRELKSDGIQMMLNGKRISLRGTLECMFYPILGHEPMDVASWKKQIGIAQSYGLNYFRFHTGCPPDAAFQAADELGFYLQVEVPGTSCPSTKREEDAATTQYLTDELKRIIYYYGNHPSFMLASMGNEQLIMQGEPDFIERQTARLAEKVQYGQTTDPRHLYSSTTHPWTSDRIDDFYSSAWGTQKEHLCGVKWGGGPVKGYEPFNKEGYRYGSAFDFAGRLEGLNRPLITHENGQWCVYADFREITRYYGAMRAYNYEDFQKDLCKKGLGDWANDFTLASGKLTLLLYKAEIEALLCTPELSGFQLLSLQDYPGQGTSPIGIINAMWESKGLTTPAEFRQFCSDFVPMARLEKMVWDNSETFKADLQISNYSAADFTGEMNWALRNKIGQVVASGNLKKVNAPTGQLSSAGEINIPLGDIKTATALELVVSASNGRVNRYNIWVYPQQNQVDIPEGVMFATAWDDSVEAALENGVKVVCAPSAKAFKDSVPGTFSGTFWNARMKHRQISKTMGLLIDSANPALADFPSEFHSDWQWQDLVNRSFSVRIESLPLAIRPAVRTVDNFHHNRSLAMIFEFKYKNGSVLVCTADIVNDLETRPEARQLRKSLLNYAASPLFKPDVPVTPEAMQEFLGRTDR; encoded by the coding sequence ATGATGAAAACAAAGAAATGTAAATTGGTGGTCGCGGGTTTGCTCTGTTTATCCGCTTGTGGCGTGTTCGGTAATACCATTGCGCTAGATGGCGAATGGCAGATGCGGGTCGATGACAAAGGGGAGGGCGTTGCTCAGAAATTTTTTGCGGAAACGTTCAGTGGCGAAACGGGCGTTCTGCCCGGCACGAACCACGACAACTTAAAGAACGAAACCAGCAATAGACGGGACATGGCCAATTCTACGGAACCACGCTCCTATCGCGGCAGCATCTGGTATCAGCGCGAAATTGAAATCGATGACCTATCCAAAGAGTACATTTTGTTTATGGAACGGTGTGGCTGGGAATCATTCATTTGGGTAAACGGGAAATATGCCGGAACGCAGAATTCATTGGTCGCGCCACACGAACACAACCTCACAAAATCCCTCAAAAAAGGAAAAAACCAGCTGACGGTTCTGTTCGATAACCTGAACCGCAAAGGACGCGGTGTGGCGCCGGGCGACAATGAAATGGTGCTTCATTATGACCTGACGACCGATGTAAAAAAGAGCGCCAAGCTCAACTGCGGCGGGCATAATCTCGTTCACAACTGGAATGGTGCCATCGGAAAAATTGAACTGCGCGTTTTTGATAAAACGCATATCGTAAAAGCCGACGTTTTCAGCGACATCCAAAAATCGGAAATCAATGTCAAAGTCCTGATCGCCAACGCGAATAAAAAGGCGGAGGAAATCAAAATCACCGCCGAAGTGGACGGGCAGAAAAAAACGGCGCAGTTTAAATTAAGCGGAGCGGTAGAACAAACCGTCGAATTTTCGATGCCGATTAAAAACGCGAAACTGTGGAGCGAATTCAACCCGGCGCTTTACACTCTCAAACTCGCGATGGGCGATCAGCAAACGGAAACGCAGTTCGGAATGCGTGAGCTGAAAAGCGACGGAATCCAAATGATGCTGAACGGAAAACGTATTTCGTTGCGCGGTACACTTGAATGTATGTTCTACCCGATTTTGGGGCACGAACCGATGGATGTGGCCTCGTGGAAAAAACAGATCGGCATCGCTCAATCCTACGGGCTGAACTATTTCCGTTTTCATACAGGTTGTCCACCAGACGCGGCTTTTCAGGCGGCGGATGAGCTCGGTTTTTATCTGCAGGTTGAAGTGCCGGGTACCTCCTGCCCAAGCACAAAGCGCGAAGAGGATGCTGCGACTACGCAGTATCTGACCGACGAACTCAAGCGGATCATCTATTATTACGGGAACCACCCGTCATTTATGCTCGCTTCGATGGGCAACGAGCAACTGATTATGCAGGGAGAACCGGACTTTATTGAACGACAAACCGCGCGCCTGGCTGAAAAGGTACAATACGGGCAGACCACCGATCCGCGTCATTTGTATTCTTCAACGACGCACCCATGGACATCGGATCGGATCGATGACTTTTACAGCAGTGCCTGGGGTACCCAAAAGGAGCATCTCTGCGGCGTAAAATGGGGTGGTGGACCGGTTAAGGGTTACGAGCCATTCAATAAGGAAGGCTACCGTTACGGGTCAGCGTTCGACTTTGCGGGACGTCTGGAAGGATTGAACCGCCCGTTGATCACGCATGAAAATGGACAGTGGTGTGTGTATGCTGATTTCCGCGAAATCACGCGCTATTACGGAGCCATGCGCGCGTATAACTATGAAGATTTCCAAAAGGATTTGTGCAAAAAAGGACTCGGCGATTGGGCAAACGATTTTACGCTGGCGTCCGGCAAACTGACCCTGCTGCTCTACAAAGCCGAAATCGAGGCGCTTCTTTGCACACCCGAACTGAGCGGATTTCAACTGCTCTCATTGCAGGACTACCCGGGGCAGGGTACCTCGCCCATCGGAATCATCAATGCGATGTGGGAATCGAAAGGGCTGACCACACCGGCGGAATTCCGTCAGTTCTGTTCCGACTTTGTGCCGATGGCGCGCCTCGAAAAAATGGTGTGGGACAACAGCGAAACGTTTAAGGCTGACCTTCAAATCTCAAACTATTCCGCAGCTGACTTTACGGGTGAAATGAACTGGGCGTTGCGCAATAAAATCGGGCAAGTCGTTGCTTCCGGAAACCTGAAAAAAGTGAATGCGCCGACCGGGCAGCTTTCGTCCGCGGGTGAAATCAACATTCCACTTGGTGACATCAAAACGGCAACGGCATTGGAGCTGGTTGTCAGCGCCTCCAACGGACGCGTCAACCGCTACAACATTTGGGTCTATCCGCAGCAAAACCAAGTGGATATTCCGGAAGGGGTAATGTTTGCAACGGCGTGGGATGACTCGGTCGAGGCCGCACTCGAAAACGGCGTAAAGGTGGTCTGTGCACCGAGCGCGAAGGCGTTCAAAGATTCGGTCCCCGGCACGTTCAGCGGAACCTTCTGGAACGCGCGGATGAAACATCGCCAGATTTCCAAAACCATGGGACTGCTGATTGATTCGGCCAACCCGGCCCTCGCCGACTTCCCCTCGGAATTTCACAGCGATTGGCAATGGCAGGATTTGGTGAACCGTTCCTTCTCGGTCAGGATCGAAAGTCTGCCGCTTGCGATTCGCCCGGCGGTACGCACAGTCGATAATTTCCACCACAACCGCTCGCTGGCGATGATCTTCGAGTTCAAATACAAAAACGGATCGGTGCTGGTCTGTACCGCCGATATTGTCAACGATCTCGAAACTCGCCCAGAAGCGCGTCAGCTTCGCAAAAGCCTGCTCAACTATGCCGCTTCGCCGCTGTTCAAACCGGACGTACCCGTGACGCCGGAAGCGATGCAGGAGTTCCTCGGGCGGACGGACCGGTAG
- a CDS encoding glycoside hydrolase family 2 protein produces the protein MNKKIVLFNLMLLAGFAHAEVPRLSPLPTENPTVKESVMELSGVWQFAYDVKPDAWQGEVDYAKWDQIRVPGQWGGQGYWLESDDELRAIYTRTIDIPSDWNGQRVKLQFDGFVGPAEVFINGKTVGKRIGFPRHPEERDRLWSERWGIGHTAFEWDVTEACQPGKENRMVVVMQKSPDMYDHADCGGLMRPLRLVALPAVNVSLFHVSTELDETYTDAVVDVEIELTNEGASPSGPLAISLQLTEWKKDQTVAKAVAEFKPLAAGESRTEHIKIPVKSPKKWDPEHPNLYMAHGTLALNKKAVMKVERSFGVREIEVRGTEFLVNGVAVKARGTNRHETHPILGRGIPEAMQREDAELFRAANVNFIRTSHYPPDGRFLDICDEVGLMVEVEAPFWGWHWGTKNQGVPLTDEFGDLIMRSTLEMVQRDRSHPSVVLWSLANECDWNEYFENAYHAVRKLDPARPTIFDMSFYKKKAYDNGLCEVAASHYPGQFIFDLMKNETRPVFLGEYAHLYCYDYRELGYDPGLRDLWGPGFIKYWNQVDAEEQLMGGTIWCGIDSIFFIDTAGKNVGDVEQNFGLHAIYKEKQVEEKNEPLLATGCGAWGFIDGWRREKPEYWYIKKAYAPIQLSNTTIGSDAMLEIENRNFFSNLDEFRFEWSAGDKTGTATADVAPQETGTLKLKGLRGVAEDQSVILRAISPLGFEVNRWKLAFADAPKAADKKTTEEHAVSLKDNGDGFGVTAGSLAVKVDATGSLQIEKEGDPIVTGGPHLMVLEAVATRKIITKHEPNTPASPVCSNWKSGKISAKKIGADVVITIPGSYDEADGFFTVAVKDDGTFDVAHDFKLKKDLKVLQTGVVLDLPRVMDQLSWERDAELSIYPDDHIGRPVGSSPAFYPDVKRCGVFGPLSDVDYPWSQDATDLGCNDFRSTKYNVFTASLSDADGNGLRFNSDASQHVRCWVLPKMTRMLAADYSGHGSEHHCKFGTPREMNSGTVVVGRATFEVK, from the coding sequence ATGAATAAGAAAATTGTACTGTTTAATTTGATGCTGTTGGCAGGTTTTGCCCATGCGGAAGTTCCGCGGCTGAGCCCGTTGCCGACGGAGAACCCGACGGTAAAGGAATCAGTGATGGAGCTCTCCGGTGTTTGGCAGTTTGCCTACGACGTGAAGCCGGACGCCTGGCAGGGCGAGGTCGATTACGCGAAATGGGATCAAATCCGTGTGCCGGGCCAATGGGGCGGGCAGGGCTACTGGCTTGAGAGCGATGACGAACTGCGGGCCATCTATACCCGAACGATCGATATTCCGTCCGACTGGAACGGCCAGCGCGTTAAGCTTCAGTTTGACGGGTTTGTCGGACCCGCCGAAGTGTTCATTAACGGTAAAACGGTCGGCAAACGCATCGGTTTTCCGCGTCATCCTGAAGAACGGGATCGGCTCTGGTCGGAACGCTGGGGCATCGGGCATACCGCATTCGAGTGGGATGTGACGGAGGCCTGCCAACCGGGCAAAGAAAACCGGATGGTGGTGGTGATGCAGAAATCGCCCGATATGTATGACCACGCCGATTGCGGCGGTCTGATGCGCCCGCTGCGTCTTGTCGCGCTTCCGGCGGTCAATGTCTCGTTGTTCCACGTCAGCACCGAGCTGGACGAAACCTATACCGATGCTGTCGTCGATGTTGAAATTGAACTAACCAACGAAGGCGCGTCGCCGAGCGGTCCGCTCGCGATTTCTCTTCAGCTGACCGAATGGAAAAAGGATCAAACGGTGGCGAAAGCTGTGGCGGAATTTAAGCCGTTGGCGGCGGGCGAATCGCGTACCGAACACATTAAAATCCCGGTTAAATCGCCGAAGAAATGGGATCCCGAACACCCGAACCTTTACATGGCGCACGGCACGCTGGCGCTGAATAAAAAAGCGGTGATGAAGGTTGAGCGCAGTTTTGGCGTCCGCGAAATTGAGGTGCGCGGTACCGAGTTTTTGGTCAACGGCGTGGCGGTTAAAGCGCGCGGTACGAACCGTCACGAAACGCACCCGATTCTCGGGCGCGGTATTCCGGAAGCCATGCAGCGCGAAGATGCCGAGCTTTTCCGCGCCGCGAACGTCAACTTTATCCGCACCTCGCATTATCCGCCCGACGGACGGTTCCTCGATATCTGCGATGAAGTCGGGCTGATGGTCGAAGTGGAAGCACCATTCTGGGGCTGGCATTGGGGCACAAAGAATCAGGGCGTTCCGCTGACCGACGAATTCGGGGATCTGATCATGCGCTCCACGCTCGAAATGGTGCAGCGCGATCGCAGTCATCCGAGCGTCGTGCTCTGGTCGCTCGCCAACGAATGTGACTGGAACGAATATTTTGAGAATGCGTATCACGCGGTCAGGAAGCTGGACCCGGCCCGCCCGACCATTTTCGATATGTCGTTCTATAAAAAGAAGGCGTACGACAACGGCCTTTGCGAAGTGGCGGCGTCGCACTATCCGGGGCAGTTTATTTTCGATTTGATGAAAAACGAAACACGCCCGGTTTTCCTCGGCGAATACGCGCACCTCTATTGCTACGACTATCGCGAGTTGGGCTACGATCCCGGCCTGCGCGATTTATGGGGCCCCGGTTTCATTAAATACTGGAATCAGGTGGATGCGGAAGAGCAACTGATGGGCGGCACCATCTGGTGCGGCATCGACTCGATTTTCTTCATCGACACCGCCGGAAAAAATGTGGGTGATGTGGAGCAGAATTTTGGACTGCACGCCATTTATAAAGAGAAACAGGTCGAAGAAAAAAATGAACCTCTACTCGCAACGGGTTGCGGGGCGTGGGGCTTCATCGATGGATGGCGCCGCGAAAAGCCGGAATACTGGTACATTAAAAAAGCCTACGCGCCGATCCAACTTTCGAACACCACAATCGGCTCGGACGCAATGCTCGAAATCGAAAACCGCAACTTTTTCAGTAACCTCGACGAATTTCGCTTCGAGTGGAGCGCGGGCGATAAAACCGGAACCGCCACGGCGGATGTCGCGCCGCAGGAAACCGGAACGCTGAAACTGAAGGGGCTTCGCGGGGTTGCTGAAGATCAGTCGGTGATTTTGCGCGCGATTAGCCCGCTCGGATTTGAAGTCAACCGCTGGAAGCTCGCCTTCGCGGACGCGCCGAAAGCTGCGGATAAAAAAACGACAGAAGAGCATGCCGTGTCCCTGAAGGATAACGGCGATGGGTTTGGAGTAACGGCAGGATCGCTTGCAGTGAAAGTTGATGCAACAGGTTCGCTCCAAATCGAAAAAGAGGGCGATCCGATCGTAACAGGCGGTCCGCACCTGATGGTGCTGGAGGCGGTCGCCACCCGGAAAATCATTACCAAACACGAGCCGAACACACCGGCAAGTCCGGTTTGCTCGAACTGGAAATCCGGAAAAATTTCGGCGAAAAAGATCGGCGCGGATGTGGTGATCACTATTCCGGGCAGTTACGACGAAGCAGACGGTTTCTTTACGGTTGCCGTTAAAGACGACGGCACATTCGATGTGGCCCACGATTTCAAATTGAAAAAGGATCTGAAGGTTTTGCAGACCGGCGTCGTGCTCGATCTGCCACGCGTGATGGATCAGCTGAGCTGGGAACGTGATGCCGAGCTAAGTATTTATCCCGACGACCATATCGGCCGCCCTGTAGGCTCATCGCCCGCCTTTTATCCGGATGTGAAACGGTGCGGCGTGTTCGGCCCGCTTTCCGATGTGGATTATCCGTGGTCGCAGGATGCGACGGACTTGGGCTGTAACGATTTCCGCTCCACGAAATATAATGTCTTTACCGCGTCGCTTTCGGATGCGGATGGAAATGGTTTGCGGTTTAATTCGGACGCATCGCAGCACGTTCGCTGCTGGGTGCTGCCAAAAATGACGCGGATGCTCGCCGCCGATTATTCCGGGCATGGCAGTGAGCATCATTGCAAATTTGGAACGCCCCGAGAGATGAATTCGGGGACAGTTGTTGTGGGACGTGCAACCTTTGAGGTGAAATGA